TAATGGCGCAACAGCTCGGCGCGTTGGAACTCGATGAAGATGACCTCGCCCTGTGTACTTTCGTGTGTCACAGCAAATACGAATACGGCCCCGCGTTACGCGACTGCCTGCGAATGCTGGAAAAGGGGGAATAAGCGATGACGGATAAATTACGCCGCCTGCTCGACAAGGTTGAGCCGAAATTCACTAAAGGCGGTAAATATCACAAGTATTACGGCCTGTTTGAAATGGTCGATACCCTGCTGTACAGCCCGCCGAACCGCACCATCGGCGCACCGCATGTGCGCGACGCGCTCGATCTGAAACGGGTAATGGGCTATGTGTGGCTGGCAACCTTCCCCGTGATGTTCATGGCGTGTTTCAACACCGGCTATCAGGCGAATCTGGCGATGCAGTCCATGGGGCTGGAACACGCGGAAGGCTGGCGCGGCACGCTCATGGACATGATTGGCTACGACCCGAAAAGCTTTTTCGATAACTTTTTCCACGGCCTACTGTATTTCCTGCCCGTTTACATGACCACGTTTATCGTGGGCGGGATTGCGGAAGTGGTGTTCGCGCTGGTGCGTGGGCATGAAGTCAACGAAGGTTTCTTTGTCACTTCTATCCTGTATTCACTGGTAATGCCACCGGATATTCCGTTGTGGATGGTGGGCTTGGGCATTTTGTTCGGAGTCATTATTGGCAAGGAAGTGTTCGGCGGTACGGGTAAAAACTTTATCAACCCGGCACTGGCGGGGCGGGCGTTCCTGTTCTTTGCGTACCCCGCGTTTATGTCCGGCGATGCGGTGTGGGTAGCGGTTGACGGTTATTCCGGTGCAACCACGCTGTCTGCGGCAGCGGCTGGCGGAATGCAGGCAGTAACAGTGAGCTGGTGGGATGCCTTTATCGGGCTGGAACCCGGTTCCTTGGGCGAAACCTCAACGCTGGCAATCCTGATTGGCGGGGCGTTTTTGTTGTTCACCAAGATTGCGAGTTGGCGCATTGTGTCGGGCGTGATGTTCGGCATGGTCATGATGACGATTTTGCTGAATACCATTGGTAGCGATACCAACCCAATGTTTGCCATGCCTTGGTGGTGGCATTTGGTCACGGGTGGCTTTGCGTTCGGGATGATCTTTATGGCGACTGATCCGGTGACAGCGGCGCATACCGACACCGGACGTTGGTGGTATGGCGTGCTGATTGGGGTAATGGTCATCCTGATTCGCGTGGTGAATCCGGCGTTCCCCGAAGGCATGATGCTGGCGATTTTGTTTGCGAATATGTTCGCGCCACTGATGGATTACGGGGTGATGAAAGCCAATATCAAACGCCGCCTGAAGCGTCAAGCAGCCAATGCGGGAGCGAAATCATGAAACTCGTGCGTCAATTTTTAGACTTACCCAATGACAGCAAAGTGAAAACCTACGGGGTAGCGTTGCTGTTGTGTCTGGTGTGTTCGGTCGCCGTTTCTGCTGCTGCCGTGGCCTTAAAGCCGGTGCAGGACGAAAACAAATTGCTGGACAAGAAAAAGAACATTCTGCAAATCGCTGGTTTAGCCAAACCGGGGCAGTCGGTGGAGGAAGCCTTCAAACAGGTGGAAGCCAAAGTGGTCGACCTGCAAACCGGCGCATACGTGGAGGGGATTGATGCCAACACCTTTGATGCGCGTGCGGCCTCCGTCGACCCCAAACAAAACCTAGTGCTGACGAAGGAGCAAGACATTGCATCCATCAAACGCCGAGCCAAATATGCCACCGTTTATTTGGTGAAAGATACGCAGGGTCAGGTGCAGAAAATTATCCTGCCGATCTACGGCTACGGTTTGTGGTCAACCCTGTACGGTTTCGTTGCGTTGCAAGGCGATGCCAATACCGTAGTCGGTTTGGGTTTCTATGAACACGCCGAAACGCCGGGCTTGGGTGGCGAAGTCGATAACCCGCAGTGGAAGGACAAGTGGCCGGGCAAGCAGGTATTTGATGCCAACGGTAACGTGGCTATCCGCGTCACCAAGATGGCAGCGACGGAAGGCGAAAAAGCCACGCACGAAATTGATGCCCTCTCTGGTGCAACGTTGACCAGCAACGGTGTCAATAACCTCGTTAAATTCTGGATGGGTGCTGACGGTTTTGGCCCCTACCTGCAAAAATTCCGTAAGGGAGGTGGCGCATGAAATCTGAAACCAGCAAGGTTATTACGACCCCTTTGGTCGCCAATAACCCGATTACCCTACAAATCCTCGGCATCTGTTCCGCCTTGGCTGTCACTAGCTCACTGAAAACGGCGTTGTTAATGGCGGTCGCGTTGACCACGGTAACGGCGTTTTCCAATGCTTCTATCAGTGCTATCCGCAACCACATTCCCAGCAGTATCCGCATTATTGTGCAGATGACCATCATTGCGTCACTGGTTATCGTGGTGGATCAGTTGATGAAGGCGTATGCGTTTAGCACTGCCAAGCAATTGTCGGTATTCGTCGGTTTGATCATTACCAACTGCATCGTCATGGGGCGGGCAGAAGCCTATGCCATGCAAAACCCGCCGGGGATGAGTTTCCTTGACGGGATTGGCAATGGTTTGGGTTACAGCCTGATACTGATTATTGTGGCAGTCATCCGCGAATTGTCTGGTTCAGGGTCACTGCTGGGGTATGAAATTTTCACGCTGGTCAAAAATGGTGGGTGGTACGAACCCAACGGCTTGATGCTGTTGCCGCCGAGTGCGTTCTTTATCATCGGTATGTTGATTTGGGTTATCCGCACCCGATACCCAGAACAGTGTGAAGTTCACGACTTCAAGATTCATGAGAAACACGGACTGGGGAATCGCTGATATGGAAGCCATGTTAAGTCTGTTTATCAAAGCCGTGTTCATTGAGAACATGGCACTCACCTTCTTTTTGGGGATGTGTACCTTCATCGCCATTTCCAAAAAGATTGAAACGGCGGTGGGGTTGGGGATTGCGGTGGTGATTGTGCAAGCGATTACCGTACCTGCCAACAATCTGATCCTCAATGTCTTTTTGAAAGAAAGCGCCTTGTTGCAGGGGGTCGACCTGCGCTTTTTGGGCTTGATTAGCTACATTGCGGTGATTGCGGCGATTGTGCAGGTGCTGGAAATGGTACTGGATAAATTCGTGCCAGCGCTGTACCAAGCCTTAGGGGTATTCCTGCCACTGATTACGGTCAACTGCGCGATTCTGGGCGGTGCGTTATTCATGGTAGAACGCGATTACACGTTCGCGGAAAGCGTGGTCTACGGTTTCGGCAGCGGTTTTAGCTGGATGCTGGCCATTGTGGTGCTGGCGGGTGTACGCGAACGCCTGAAATACAGCGATGTCCCCGCCGGTTTACAAGGGCTGGGGATAATTTTTATTACGGTCGGGCTGATGTCGTTGGGCTTCATGTCCTTCTCTGGCATCCAGTTATAAGGGGTAACACGCAATGACAACCGTTATATTGGGCGTAGCCCTGTTTACCCTGATGATTATTGGCTTGGTATACGGCATTTTGTTTGCGCGTTCCAAACTGGTGGCAACGGGCGATATTCGCATTCTGGTGAATGGCGAAAAAGAACTGATCGTGAAACCCGGCACGAAATTGCTGGGCGCATTGGCGGAAAAAGGCTTGTTCGTGTCGTCTGCCTGTGGCGGTGGCGGTACGTGTGCGCAATGCCGCGTAAAAGTGCTGGAAGGCGGCGGTACGTTACTGGCGACTGAGGAAGGTCACATTAACCGCCGTCAAGCAGCCGAAGGTGAACGTTTAGCCTGCCAAGTTGCCGTCAAGCAAGACATGAAAATCGAAGTGCCCGATGAAGTTTTCGGTGTGAAAAAGTGGGAATGCACAGTGCGTTCCAACGAGAATAAAGCTACGTTTATCAAAGAATTGGTGGTGGAGTTGCCGAAGGGTGAAAAAATCGACTTCCGTGCCGGGGGTTATATTCAGATCGAATGCCCGCCGCACGATTTGAAGTATTCCAGCTTTGATATTCCACCCAAGTTCCGCGATGATTGGGACAAATACAAGCTGTGGGATATTGAATCGCACGTTGAAGAGCCGGTATTGCGTGCTTATTCCATGGCAAGTTACCCCGAAGAAGACGATATTGTGATGCTCAATGTGCGCATTGCGACCCCGCCACCGGGTAAGAATGATCTGCCACCGGGCAAAATGTCGTCGTTCATTTTCAACCTCAAACCGGGTGATAAAGTCACGGTTTCAGGGCCTTACGGTGAATTCTTTGCGCGTAAGACGGATAATGAAATGGTGTTTATCGGCGGTGGCGCGGGCATGGCTCCGATGCGTTCGCACATTTACGACCAGTTACGCCGCTTGAAAAGTAAGCGCAAAATGTCATTCTGGTACGGGGCGCGGAGTTTGCGGGAAGCGTTTTACGTGGATGAATTTGACACGTTAGCAGCAGAAAACCCGAACTTTACCTGGCACATGGGTTTATCAGAACCGCAGCCTGAAGATAATTGGACGGGATACGTCGGATTTATTCACGATGTACTTTATAAAAATTATTTGAAAGATCATGCTGCACCAGAAGAGTGCGAATATTATTTGTGTGGGCCACCGATGATGAATGCGGCTGTCGTTAGAATGCTATTGGATATTGGCGTGGAGCGCGAAAACATTTTGTTGGATGATTTTGGCGGTTAATGTTATTTGCTGAATAGCATTGATGTGGGTTAAGTTGTTGATTGGTATGTAAAGAGCGGGGTGGACATCCACCCCGAACCGCTAGGAGGAAATGGGTTAGTTGCCTAACCCAAGGCAATAGTAGCGTAAAATTCCTAAACGTGAAATGTTTTTGCAGTGCAGCATGATAATATTCTGAATTACTAAGATTAACGGTAAATCCTGATGAAAATTTTTCTATTAACGTTTCTTATTTTTGGGTTAGCAATTATTGGTTTAGCTTTGGGCTGGATTTTGAATCAACGTAGCTTAAAAGGCAGTTGTGGCGGCTTGGCGGCGATTCCGGGTATAGAAAAAAGTGACTGTTCTTGTTCTAATCCTTGCGAGAAACGCAAACAAAAAATGGCACAAGAACAACGCGAAGCCGTACTGAAACGGCATGATATTTTAAAATCTTGAATAAGCTGGAGGAGTGGATTATGGCGGATGTTTCATTGTCGGTGCGTCATTACATGTCAAACCGTCTCGCGACCCTGTACGAGCGTCAGGATATTCGCGAAGCGGTGAAAGTGTTTACGGAGCGCAATCTGTTTGGCGGCGCGGTGTTGGACAATGTGGGTAATCTGGTCGGTATTTTGTCGGTCACTGACTGCATTGATGCGGCGTTGCGCTCTGGCTACCATTCCGGCTGGCGCGGCACGGTGGGGGATAAGATGTCGAGGGATGTGCGCACTGTGGATGCCGAAGACAGCATTCTCGATGTGGCAAAAATGTTCATGGATGACCATTACCGCCGTTACCCCGTGTTGGATGACAACCGCGTCGTCGGGGTGGTTACGCGCTTGGATGTGCTGAAAGCCTTGCGCACCATTGGTGATTCCGGCTTTCCGGTGTAAGCATAAGCAATCAGGCGGCTGGGGTTTTGCGCACCAAAAGCCAAGCGACCAAGCCGCCCGCGACCCCACCGAGCAGATGCCCATCCCACGATACACCCGCTTGCCAAGGCGAAATCCCCGTGAGCAAGGTTGTACCGTAAGTGAAGGCCACAAACGCACTGACGAGTAGTGGCACAATGCGCCGCTCCAATGCGCCGGATACAATCAGGAACACCGCCAGCCCAAACACCAGCCCGCTTGCGCCAATGTGCAGCGAATGCCCACGCCCAAACAGCCACAACAATACCCCGCCCACGACTGCCACCAGTATCACTGCCGCGCGTGAGTCGGTGCGCGAACCCGCCAGTAACGTCAGCAATACCGCCAGCGGCACAGTGTTATTCAGCAAATGCGTAAAGTTGGAATGCAGAAATGGCATGGTCACAATGCCAATCAAGCCACCGAAGTCTCGCGGAATCAGTCCCAAGCGTTCTAGCGGCAGGATGCGATCCAACAGAAATACGCCCCAAATGGTGGCGAGAAACAGGAGAACCAACGGTAATTCTTCGCGGATACGGTGGATGTGGCTTTTCATTCAGGCTCTTTTTTCGTTTGCAAACAGGTTTCTAGTACTTGACGGTGGTGTGCGGTGCCGAGCGCGTTCATGGTTTCAATATTGCGCTCAGGAATCGCATCGACATCAGGATAACTGTCAACGGCTTGCGCCAAGCTGTCTTCGCGGATGAGATGCAGCATTGGCCAGGGCGAACGGTTGGTGAAGTTTTCCGCGTCATTCGGGCGTGTACCCTCGAATTGATAGTCGGGGTGGAAACTCGCCACTTGGAATTCGCCTTCAAAGCCGCCGTCTTCCAAGAGCGCATCGACCGTATCGAGAAAGTCGTTGTATTCCATGAAATCTTCCAGCGTGCCGGGGTGAATCAGCAGGGTGGTTTCGACTTCGCTCGCGGGGGTGGCGCGGAGTTGTTCGAGTTCGTGCTGCAAATCTTCCAGCAAAAATTCGGGGCGGGCGGAATCGGTGACGACAAAGCGGATTTGCCCGCCGTTGAATGGCTTGTGCGCAAACGGGCACAGGTTGTGTTTGAGGACAACGTTTTCCAACCAGCAACGGGTTTGGGCGATGTAGGTAGCGTTGGAATGTTTCATGGCTTAGGCTTCCAAAATGTCGAGGATTTCCAGTTCAAAGGTGATGTTATGCCCAGCCAGTGGATGATTGAAATCGACGACCACGCTGTCAGCACGGATGTCGCGCACTTTGCCGGGGATTTCTTGCCCTGACGGTAGCGCAAAGCTGATGATTTGCCCGACGTTTAGCTGCCAATCGGCGGGAAATTCATCGCGTGCCAAGGTTTGAATGGCGTCCGGGTCAGGATAGCCGAAGGCTTGATCCGCCATAATAATCAGGCGGATGGGTTCGCCTTGGGGCAAGCCAATCAGAGCGCTTTCCAGATTGGGGTGAATGTCACCTTTCCCCAGTTGCAAAATGTCGCCAGCCGGGTCTTCGCTGGCTTCCACCTTATGCCCCTCGGCGAGGAATAACTGGTAACGCCAGCGAATGCGGCTATTGGCTTGAACGGTATGACTCATGGTGATCGCTTGTGGCTGGAGAAAACCGTGAGGATACCAGAGTGTTCAAGCCAGTGGCATCAGGTGGCGTACATTCAGGTAACAAGCGGGGCGCGGCTCGATACGGGGGTAAACGTGCAACCAGTAATTTTCACCTTGTTGCACCATGCTGTCTTGTGGCGATACCAATTCAACTTGTTGGTGATCACGCAGGTGGAGGACAGCGGGCGAGGTTGCATCGGGTAAGCGATAACAGGGGACGGCATCCGTGTCGGTGTGTACGGCGTACAGGGTAGCGATCACGCGGCTGGCGGGTAACGTGACCGCTGAAGGGTGTGTTTTTTGCCCGCATCCCATTAATGCGGCGGCGATGAGCAAGCATCCATAATAACAATACTGATTCATATCCCGGCTATTCCTTTATGCGCGGTGTTTCCGGCCTCAACTTACTGACAATTAAACGCAGGAACGCTTGAAACGGCTACCTAATCCCGCTTTAATGGTGCGTTTTTCAGGATGCAATGGGAGTAACACGATGAAAGTGCTGGTAGTAGGCGGCGGTGGGCGTGAACACGCGCTGGCATGGAAGATTGCACAATCCGGGCGAGTAAGCGAGGTGCTGGTTGCTCCCGGTAACGCGGGTACGGCGTTAGAACCCAATATGCGCAATGTGCCGATTGCGGCAGAAGACGTGGATGCGTTGCTGGCATACGCGCAGCAACACGCGATTGAGTTGACCGTGGTTGGCCCCGAAGCGCCGCTTTCCAAAGGCATTGTGGATAAATTCCGTGCGGCAGGTTTGCGTTGTTTTGGCCCCACCCAACAAGCGGCACAATTGGAATCGTCGAAAGCTTTCGCCAAGGATTTTCTGGCGCGGCATCACATTGCCACCGCCGAATACGCGAATTTTACCGAGGTTGAACCGGCGATTGCCTACATCCGCAAAATGGGTGCACCGATTGTGGTGAAAGCCGACGGGTTGGCGGCGGGCAAGGGCGTGATTTTGGCGCAAACCGAGGACGAGGCGATTGCAGCAGTGCAGGATATGCTGGCAGGCAATGCCTTTGGTGCGGCGGGTAGTCGCGTGGTGATTGAAGAGTTTTTGCTGGGTGAAGAAGCCAGTTTCATCGTGATGGTGGATGGCGAACACGTGCTGGCAATGGCAAGTTCGCAAGACCACAAAGCCCGCGATAACGGCGATAAAGGCCCGAATACTGGCGGTATGGGGGCGTATTCTCCTGCACCCGTGGTTACCCCGGCGATGCACGAACGCATTATGCAGGAAGTGATTTACCCCACCGTGCGCGGCATGGCGGCGGATGGCATTCCGTATACCGGCTTTTTGTACGCAGGTGTGATGATCAATGCGCAAGGTGTGCCGAAAGTGCTGGAGTTCAATTGCCGCTTTGGTGATCCCGAAACCCAGCCGATTATGGTGCGCTTGCAGTCTGATTTCGTCGGCTTGCTGGAAGCAGCCTTGGATGCGCGTTTGGATAAAGTGACCGCCGAGTGGGATAGTCGTGCGTCATTGGGCGTGGTGTTGGCTGCGGGTGGCTACCCGGATGCGTATCGCAAAGGTGATGTGATTGCGGGCTTGGAAGTGGCGGCAATCCTCGATGGCAAGGTGTTTCATGCGGGTACGGCGTTTCAAGATGGCAAGGTTGTGACCAGCGGTGGGCGGGTGTTGTGTGCGGTGGGTTTGGGCAATAATGTCACCGAAGCGCAAGCGGCAGCTTACCGGTTGGTGCAAGCGATTGATTGGGATAAGGTGTATTACCGCACGGATATTGGACATCGGGCGATTGCTCGCGAAAAAATGAGCTGATGCGGGCGGCGGTGCGTTGATTTTACCCAAGCTGGAGACAGACCGCAGTGGATAACCGCACGCCCTAGCGTTTGGGGCAAGATTTGTTTGGAAATGGCAGTCTTGCGCC
The sequence above is drawn from the Thiothrix subterranea genome and encodes:
- a CDS encoding NADH:ubiquinone reductase (Na(+)-transporting) subunit B, translating into MTDKLRRLLDKVEPKFTKGGKYHKYYGLFEMVDTLLYSPPNRTIGAPHVRDALDLKRVMGYVWLATFPVMFMACFNTGYQANLAMQSMGLEHAEGWRGTLMDMIGYDPKSFFDNFFHGLLYFLPVYMTTFIVGGIAEVVFALVRGHEVNEGFFVTSILYSLVMPPDIPLWMVGLGILFGVIIGKEVFGGTGKNFINPALAGRAFLFFAYPAFMSGDAVWVAVDGYSGATTLSAAAAGGMQAVTVSWWDAFIGLEPGSLGETSTLAILIGGAFLLFTKIASWRIVSGVMFGMVMMTILLNTIGSDTNPMFAMPWWWHLVTGGFAFGMIFMATDPVTAAHTDTGRWWYGVLIGVMVILIRVVNPAFPEGMMLAILFANMFAPLMDYGVMKANIKRRLKRQAANAGAKS
- the nqrE gene encoding NADH:ubiquinone reductase (Na(+)-transporting) subunit E, which codes for MEAMLSLFIKAVFIENMALTFFLGMCTFIAISKKIETAVGLGIAVVIVQAITVPANNLILNVFLKESALLQGVDLRFLGLISYIAVIAAIVQVLEMVLDKFVPALYQALGVFLPLITVNCAILGGALFMVERDYTFAESVVYGFGSGFSWMLAIVVLAGVRERLKYSDVPAGLQGLGIIFITVGLMSLGFMSFSGIQL
- the purD gene encoding phosphoribosylamine--glycine ligase — encoded protein: MKVLVVGGGGREHALAWKIAQSGRVSEVLVAPGNAGTALEPNMRNVPIAAEDVDALLAYAQQHAIELTVVGPEAPLSKGIVDKFRAAGLRCFGPTQQAAQLESSKAFAKDFLARHHIATAEYANFTEVEPAIAYIRKMGAPIVVKADGLAAGKGVILAQTEDEAIAAVQDMLAGNAFGAAGSRVVIEEFLLGEEASFIVMVDGEHVLAMASSQDHKARDNGDKGPNTGGMGAYSPAPVVTPAMHERIMQEVIYPTVRGMAADGIPYTGFLYAGVMINAQGVPKVLEFNCRFGDPETQPIMVRLQSDFVGLLEAALDARLDKVTAEWDSRASLGVVLAAGGYPDAYRKGDVIAGLEVAAILDGKVFHAGTAFQDGKVVTSGGRVLCAVGLGNNVTEAQAAAYRLVQAIDWDKVYYRTDIGHRAIAREKMS
- a CDS encoding DUF1415 domain-containing protein; protein product: MKHSNATYIAQTRCWLENVVLKHNLCPFAHKPFNGGQIRFVVTDSARPEFLLEDLQHELEQLRATPASEVETTLLIHPGTLEDFMEYNDFLDTVDALLEDGGFEGEFQVASFHPDYQFEGTRPNDAENFTNRSPWPMLHLIREDSLAQAVDSYPDVDAIPERNIETMNALGTAHHRQVLETCLQTKKEPE
- a CDS encoding Na(+)-translocating NADH-quinone reductase subunit C, whose amino-acid sequence is MKLVRQFLDLPNDSKVKTYGVALLLCLVCSVAVSAAAVALKPVQDENKLLDKKKNILQIAGLAKPGQSVEEAFKQVEAKVVDLQTGAYVEGIDANTFDARAASVDPKQNLVLTKEQDIASIKRRAKYATVYLVKDTQGQVQKIILPIYGYGLWSTLYGFVALQGDANTVVGLGFYEHAETPGLGGEVDNPQWKDKWPGKQVFDANGNVAIRVTKMAATEGEKATHEIDALSGATLTSNGVNNLVKFWMGADGFGPYLQKFRKGGGA
- a CDS encoding CBS domain-containing protein — translated: MADVSLSVRHYMSNRLATLYERQDIREAVKVFTERNLFGGAVLDNVGNLVGILSVTDCIDAALRSGYHSGWRGTVGDKMSRDVRTVDAEDSILDVAKMFMDDHYRRYPVLDDNRVVGVVTRLDVLKALRTIGDSGFPV
- a CDS encoding rhomboid family intramembrane serine protease, producing MKSHIHRIREELPLVLLFLATIWGVFLLDRILPLERLGLIPRDFGGLIGIVTMPFLHSNFTHLLNNTVPLAVLLTLLAGSRTDSRAAVILVAVVGGVLLWLFGRGHSLHIGASGLVFGLAVFLIVSGALERRIVPLLVSAFVAFTYGTTLLTGISPWQAGVSWDGHLLGGVAGGLVAWLLVRKTPAA
- a CDS encoding NADH:ubiquinone reductase (Na(+)-transporting) subunit D; the protein is MKSETSKVITTPLVANNPITLQILGICSALAVTSSLKTALLMAVALTTVTAFSNASISAIRNHIPSSIRIIVQMTIIASLVIVVDQLMKAYAFSTAKQLSVFVGLIITNCIVMGRAEAYAMQNPPGMSFLDGIGNGLGYSLILIIVAVIRELSGSGSLLGYEIFTLVKNGGWYEPNGLMLLPPSAFFIIGMLIWVIRTRYPEQCEVHDFKIHEKHGLGNR
- the nqrF gene encoding NADH:ubiquinone reductase (Na(+)-transporting) subunit F; its protein translation is MTTVILGVALFTLMIIGLVYGILFARSKLVATGDIRILVNGEKELIVKPGTKLLGALAEKGLFVSSACGGGGTCAQCRVKVLEGGGTLLATEEGHINRRQAAEGERLACQVAVKQDMKIEVPDEVFGVKKWECTVRSNENKATFIKELVVELPKGEKIDFRAGGYIQIECPPHDLKYSSFDIPPKFRDDWDKYKLWDIESHVEEPVLRAYSMASYPEEDDIVMLNVRIATPPPGKNDLPPGKMSSFIFNLKPGDKVTVSGPYGEFFARKTDNEMVFIGGGAGMAPMRSHIYDQLRRLKSKRKMSFWYGARSLREAFYVDEFDTLAAENPNFTWHMGLSEPQPEDNWTGYVGFIHDVLYKNYLKDHAAPEECEYYLCGPPMMNAAVVRMLLDIGVERENILLDDFGG
- the nqrM gene encoding (Na+)-NQR maturation NqrM — translated: MKIFLLTFLIFGLAIIGLALGWILNQRSLKGSCGGLAAIPGIEKSDCSCSNPCEKRKQKMAQEQREAVLKRHDILKS
- a CDS encoding FKBP-type peptidyl-prolyl cis-trans isomerase, translating into MSHTVQANSRIRWRYQLFLAEGHKVEASEDPAGDILQLGKGDIHPNLESALIGLPQGEPIRLIIMADQAFGYPDPDAIQTLARDEFPADWQLNVGQIISFALPSGQEIPGKVRDIRADSVVVDFNHPLAGHNITFELEILDILEA